AATAAGAAGCAGCTTAtaaagttattaaccctttccaatccaatttgtatcctggttttcctagtgggcttaccctttttctgctgttataccacggcgctatatgctggctaaagccagtactgcatgaggtgacatggtggatagactccgacagcagagaggctggcaatatacagtaagagaactccgactgacgtcttccaacatcggagctgtacagccttaaatcataatgtcttaagacgtcagactgtggattggaaagggttaataaaggggttttctgggacttgacGCAAAATAAAAAGTCTATGGCCAGGAAACTGTGTGAAGAAATAAGCAATGCTCACCCCCTTCAGTCGCTCCGTCAGCACTGGGGCTCCGGACTCCACAGCTGCGGTCAGATACCATTCACATCGCTGCTCAGCCAGTTGTTCTGCTAGGAATGACAAGTATAACCTGTGACCACTGAAGCCTGGGATTGGCTGAGGGGCACATCTACAAGTTCCTGCTTTTTGATGGGGGGGAAAGATCAGTGACCTCAggacttttttgattttttttttttttttttgtgtgtccaaaaaaaaaaacggaaactggagctttctgtgtttttctttttctaattgCACTTCATGGAGGATGGACACAAATGGAAACTCCCTCGTTTGTATCCGCTTAGGTTTCTGTTTAACAGATCGGTTTACGGCAACTTCTGCAGTTGTAAAATAGAACTACAGATCAAAGAAGCCGATCCGTTAACTGATCACAACAGATGTTTACCTGATGCAAATGGAGACCAACTATCCCCTTTTTTGACTGATCCATTTGCTTCAGTTTACATCAGTCCTTCATCAGGCCTCTTACACAGATGTTTTTTTATCTTGATTAGCGTGATGCTTTCAGCACCGCACtaatcgcagtataacgctcccattgttttcagtggaaccGCTCGGACAGCTGCTCGATCGCAGTGATTTTTGAGCAGCATCTGTTCTGTTTTTGAGCATTTAGCGcccctcatcaatgatgaggaagCTGCGGCTGAAAACGAAAGTTATATCCCAGCGCTTACTGCGACGCTTGTGTGAGAGAGGTCTTACACATCCAATTGTTTTGTATTAGGATTTTTAACGGATAGGAGAATGCTGATGTGGACAGGACAGAGCCTAGTACAGATATTTATCAGCACTGTTCCATTTTAGATCCAACACTGAAAAttgaaagggccactctggcaaaaacacatttttccttgCCTGCTCCCTTTATCTGATCGCCTGTCTCGCTCTGGAGGTCTTTTCTGTGTATCCCTGATACTTCCctacagtgcagcctcctgtctgatgcttatcagacaccatcttgaggctgagagTTTTTTGCCTTGTTTCACATCTATTTAATggtgcattagctgaggctataccagtTTTTGCCTGCTGGAGGGACAGTTTACTTATaaccttctgtattcacctaaccAAGTTaaggccataagtatacagtcaggaggatgagccgtgatctcctctattattactgtgtgcctggagctgtgtgatcatcaccagtaactgtgacgggagtgcctgtgtcctcagtttCTGTGATGGAGATCATGTAacggcatcacacagactgagaatttgACCAGAAACTAAACACATAACCCCTAACAGAtcggagctggtcagaactgagatcacatgacccatccGTGGAAGTTTCCAATAgtgagaaataactaaccaagataacaatagctgatttatatatacaggagggatagctacattataaatgaatgaaaaaaagaaatcactggagtggcccttaaaATAAACCCGTCTGTCCGCAGGCTACATGCTATCGCTCAGGATCAGGGAGTTCACATTCTCTGCAGCCGACCTGCTTATGTCATTTGTTTTTATTCAAAGTAGATGAAAATAAAAGTTATTCCAATTTGCACCTtcatttgctttcctttttcTTCCAGGGACCTGCAGGCAGGCTGGCAGACCGCCCTTCAACCTCACATATCATAATGTTAGAGCCGGGTGTTGTGGAGCACAGACCTCTTAACCCTCTTTCTGTGGTCAGGACTGTCACACACTGGTGGCCTGAACTACAAGTCCCCTTCATCAATGAGCTCTACATCGGTCCAGGTCCTATTCCAGATCCGGGTGACCTGGATCAGGTAGCGCTGCAAGTTAATGTGCCAGAGACCCGCTACGCACTAACAGAAGTCACTGTGAACACCAAGATTATTCCAGAGCTTGTCTCTTGTCCTAGAAAAGAAGACGCCAGCAAACTGTTTATTGTAAACTCCTCTGTAATGTTGGATGCTGTGGAGAAAGTGACCACCATGGAGATCTGTCATTCTGCTCAGAACATGATGCTCCAAGAATCAGTAAGTACTCATGTGTCTCATCTATTgtatactttaaaacattaaggttattgcaaaaaaaaatattgtagatGGATATGCACCCTCTACATATCGGCATACAGCCTATAACCCATTGGCAACAACTAGCCACAGCAGCTGTGGTCAGAAGTAACTCTGATTGCAgccattaaccatttagatgatctCCATTCTGGCAgcgccatttaaatgaatggacaaAGGGAGAGAGCTCCTTCTATTACTCAAATGGTTTGCCTGTGACAAGATCACAAGCAGCTGTTCGTacgccatggcagcctggggtcttGTAAAGGACTCCAGGACTTCCATGTTTGTTTGTCTATTAAGTCCTTCCCATGGAAGGGCATAATAGAATGCCTGTTAAATGATAATACAGTGCAATATTGTATAATGGTCAGTAATTCAAGTTCTCTATGGcgactttaaaaataaaaagttttattaaaaaagtaaaaattattaCAAGTTTAAGGAAAACcatgtaaacaaaaaaataaacctaCTTTAGTATTGGCGTGCTTGTAAAAGTCGGATCTTTAAAAATGATGCATTgtttatcctgcacggtgaatgctGTATCcttcagtgtttttcctgtccctgtgGGCACAGAGAAAGTGGTTAATGCAAAGCTCCATAGCCAATGGCAGGCCTTTGCCTAAAACACTCACCAAGCAGCTGAGGTTGTCAGTCTGGTTTTCCTCCTCAAAGTGCTGCTCCTTTCTCCTTGGGACCAATCTTACACCATCTGGATTACACTGGAGCCACTACTTGGGCGGCTCTAGACTTCTCTGAGCTCCCCAGCCAATCTGCTCCTCTGTACCTGCATCCACATAGTTGCCGGCTCAGTTCAGACACCGCATGAATAGGTTCTGGTTGAGCGCGGGATGATAATAGGTTCCACTTTAAAGAGGGCAAAATAACATAATGCATGGAGGTGCTAAATATGGACACTCAGATTGCTAGAGTGGTGAAAagactatttaaccctttgaggacTCGTCACAACTTTCGGATCTAATGTATCGAATAGCTGAGAGCCTCTGAAAGAATTCTTATGACATTTCAGCATTCCTATTACTCTTTTTGCTTGTTATCCTTCCACATTAATTGCTTCAGTAATGTTTTCCTTGATTTAAGGTTGAGTCTTCAGATTTGCAGATCAGCGACGACTGCCTTGAGATCACAATCGCACGTGACCTTACAAATCAACTCCATATGAAAGGTACGGTTTTTCTTGTACATTACCTGACTAGATCAGTGTTGGCATAAACTGCGTGAATCaaattttaacactttttttagaAATTTGACTGCCCTTTAATGGATAACTCTGTTATCATCCAAGCTAAACAAACCACTAAGGTTTTGTGATTTAAGGGGTTATTCCAATCTTAGACATTTACGGCATATCTAAGGATATGCCATGATGTCGGATACATGCAGGTTCTGCCTCTGGGACTCGCACCTATTTCCAGAACAGATGTCCCCCTGACCGCTACCTgttgggtgggattagatggaGAGTTGTCTTcactcatagaagtgaatgggagttacagaaacagccaagctcGCTGTACTATGCTGTTTCGGTATTTCCCAAGGTAGGACATGCATCTATCAGACTTATATGGCATATCCAGGGGATATCCAGAAGTAGATGATGTGATCATTGTTCTTGGTTTTTACTTACTGTTGCCTATTTTTCTTATGGCTCTTGCAGATGGTCATGCTTTGAGTGATCCTGAATCCAAGATCAGTGATGAAGCTGCAGGTATGGAAGTTATGGGCACTAGGGCAGTTTTACATTCAGAACATAGAGAAAGAGTGGGTAATCTGCCGAATGAACCTAACAGAGACGAGTCCATTGGCCTGGAAAGATCTGATTCTGTCAAAGTGTTAACAGAAACTGGCAGCTTAGCAGCCGCAAAGACCCGGACATCAACAGATGAGTTTCTTGAAGGATTTCCTCGCGATGAATGTACTTTGCCAATGTCAATGAGTCACCAATGCACAGTTTATAACACAAAATATGAAGAATCTGTGAAGTGCCTTGAAGCTGACCACTTGCCACCTCTTCAGTGTACATCAAACCAGAGAACATTTGATCCTGCTGATTTTCCAAAAGTTCCTACGAGTCTTCATGCAACATACATTTGCAAAGAGCCAGGACTTTCCTGCATAAATGAAGTCCGTTCATCAACTTGCCTTTTGGAAGGAATGGAACCAAATACAGCTGATATAAATGCACCAAAAGAAAATGTGCCAAGAGGTGAGAACCTGGATAGGAGTGTCGAGTCTATTGAGCAAGAAATGGAGACCACCTCATCTGATGACAAACACAATAATATCTTGGTGGCATATCATTCCCAAACAGAATCTGCCAAGACTGCTAGCATAGGACTCCAAGATGTTCAGTCTGATACATCCAAGGTTGATTTATATGTTGGAACATCACCAGGGAACTTAGAAGATGATCTGTCTTTCAAACCAAATCTTCCATCTTGCTTTGAAAATTTGACTTGTgccaaagcatttgacactgaaGATTGTTCTTCCTCTAGCTTGAGTGATCGTAACACTCCTCTCAGTGATGACACACCTGATTGTCATAAAAATCCCTGTGCCATTAAAGTGGAAGACATTTCAGATCAAAGCTCACACAGTGTATTGTGTTCAGCTCCAAATGGGGAGGCTTCATATGCAATATCTACAAGTACTTCTTCTTTAGGTGATCAAAGTGAAACATCTTATATGAACTTCAGCCCTCATACTAGAGCTTCACAGCTGGATGGGGAAGGTAAAGGACCATTGTCTATGTCTGTAGCCCCGTCTAATGACCTTGACAGAAGTGTTAGGAATACAGAGCCCAATTTAAGTTCTGATAGTCTTTCTAGGAAAGCAGAAGAAAATCGACGCACAGTCCCACAGACTATAAAGTTGCATCCATCAGAGGAAATGGAGAAAGTTGTCACACAGTCGGAGGGTTTTTGTAACATGGTACCAGCTGTAATAAATGACCCAACCACATCTCTTGAAATTGTTGAAGATTCTCACCGATTGCTTGATGCAGAAGACTCAAGTGGATCAAGTGATTTAAATGCTGTTATTCATGATGTTTCCAACTGTGAAGAGGCTACAACTTCTCACATGCAGTCAGACTTGTTATCAACCATTAAAGAAACAGTCTTGACCTCCGATTACTTGAAAGTGCCTTGTCGAACAGTAGGCTACTGCATTAGCGAAACACCGTCATATGCTCTTGTACCTTATATAGATATTTGGTGTTCTGTATCAAAGCCTGAAGGAAATTCACAGTTGTCCTTAAAGGAGCCCAAAAATGTTATCAGAAAAGAAGTTGAATCCCAAGAACTGAAGAAAGATGAAGATGAATATAAAGGCAGTATCAAAGAAGGTTGTCTATTACAAGAACCACTTGAAAGTTCTTTGAAAGACACTACGCTAAAAGCATTCATGAATCCACAGGAAATAGTAGATTTGAGCCACTGTGGTGGTAAATGTAAAGATGGCTCGTTTATAGATTCTTtcagaaaaaagaaaaccttATTGGCACAAGACGTTGCGTCTAATTTATCAACGGAGTGCAATAGTTTAAAAATGCCTAGCAACAGAATATCCATTGTACCCTCCACCGTCAACCAGTCAGAAGGCGTCCGTCATTTTAATTCCAGTGCTTCACGTGGCTCTTCTGTAGGTCTAGATGCACATAAAATGTTTGTATTGCCTCAGTTAGTTGATGTCAGACGAGCAGGAAACAGACTGAACAGGAGACAAAGTGAACAAACTAATGTGTGCTTGCTAAAAGAAAAATGTACACCCCATTTGTCTTTGTCCAATCACCATCTTGGTGATGGTTCTGCTTTATTATTCCCCTCTTCTTTGCCAGGCTCTCCTATAGCCATGACTAGGAGCAAGAACAGAGAGAAAAGCCACAATAATCTTTTAGGTAGCTTACAGTTGCATGTCACCAACCTTACAGATTCACCAGTACAAATAGAAAGAAAATCACTTTCAGTAAAGTCGGATGCAGAACTTGGGCCAAGACACATTAGTACCCTTGAAGAGCCTTCTAAACCCCCAGATTCTGTACAGATTTCGTCAGCAGAAGTTAATGGTCCAAAACAAAGTGTGCAGCCAACTATTTTAAATAATAGCAGCCCTCTTATGCTGCATATGGAGAAATGTTCAACACATGAGCGAATGCCCTCTCCAGTGAAAGCCGTAGTTAAAACTAAAGCTACACAAGTCAAGTCCCGAAGAAATGTACTGAATGCAGAAATAAAAATTCACGAGACGTCGCATAAGGATTGCCAGTTACTAAAAGGAAGAACTAGACAATCTGCAAGTTGTACCGCTCCGTATCTCCACATGACAACTGGAAACAGGAAGACGTATAATTTGAGATCTGCACCTCAAAGCCTTAAATGTTCTATTTTGCAGGAAGCAAAAAGACCAAAGATTTTTAATGAAAATATCTGTTCTGCCACTTCTGGCTTGTTGAACTGTGTTAACACATTTTCTCAgaaatcaaaaagtcataacttCTCCCAAGCTGGACTCGCTAGGAATAGAAAGGAACTCCCAAGTGCCATCCAAAACCCTTCTTGTTTGAGCACGGACATCTCTGCGAAAAGACCGCTAGACAGAAGATGTAAGAATTTTTCCACTCAAGGAACTTTGCTGAAAAAGATGGAGACTCGGGCCTGCAGGAGTTCCCCTATTTTAAAAATTCACAATTCTCATGGTATAAATGTTGAGTGTAAATCCTCGCCATCAAAACATGTAGATTTAAATATGACTTCAAAGCCTCATTATTCCAAAATGACCAGGGATCCCGCTGGTTTTCCAAAGCTTAGACGTTTACAGAAATGCACCCAAGATCAGATGTTACTAACCAAGTTATCCGCCATTGCTAATAGACTGACTGCTCCATCCAAATCAGAAACTTTCTCCAGCAAACTGAAAGTTGTTCCTTTTAATGGTGTGAAGTTTCAGGCGAAGAAACTGCTGACCCTCTTTTCATGTGTCAATAGGAGAATGAACTCCCGGCCAGGGCAAATTTGGCAAGAAAACATGTGCCTTACATCAAGTAGAAACCGCCTGGTGTCTAAATCTACAAGTCTTTACCCTACATCCTTCCCTAAAACCGGCTTCAGCCAAGGTGATAATGTTTGTTTAAATGCTTTTGATAATTTAACATTCCCAGTTTCTTTTCACGTAAATGTAGACCCAAGCTGCTTGTCAGACTTTCTAAAATTGAATCCCCCAGATTATATTTTAAGAAGTCCTCAGCCTACTACACATTCACCAGAACTTTCAGAATGGACACTATCCCTTTTCCTTTCATCTGACGTGCCTGCAGACACCAACAACGTTCACCCCCTCACACAGTGGAACCCACACTTTAGGTCTTTAGAATCCAGTTCGGAAGCCAGCCATACCACAAAGTTGGTCAGGAAGTCTGGATGCTCAATATTTGGCCTTCACACAGTACTTGCACTTTCCTCTCCTGGATGTTACCGATTATGGACTAGAAGAAATCTGGGAAGCCGAACTTCCTCCGTCCAAAGACTTTCTGTTATGCAATTTGCACATGGACTTAAGGGATCAGCAGCACAGTTTTTAAGACCTAAAGACCAGTTTTCCTCATTAGCATTTTCCCTAGGACGTATTCTTTCTACTTGGAGTCAACATGTATCTGCCTTCTCTTCTGATTGTGCCATCACACATCCAAACTGCAGTGTTTGGCTGCCAAGCCAGAGCAACAGTAACATCAGGTAACCAGCTTTgcttcttttacacttttttgtttCTCCTTCATGTATTTCCAGTTTTTATATAGGGATATACAGCAAAAGTGGGTAGATGCCGTCTTGGCTAGAAAAATCCATGTGGTGTTAAATGCATTAATtagtatttaacatcacattgAGTAGGGATAAGAATAGAAAACGTATTGATTATTATAGCTACTGTGGTGGGTCTTGAAGTATACTACTAAACTTGAAAATCTAGTACGTTCTGCAGGCAGCGTGTTTTAGAGCATGAGGAGTTGAACAGAAgtttatagttttatggggaaagattcagtataacttgtatgttATTTTATTCTCTGCTGTTTTTGGActtaactagtaattattaggaaattatagtactagtgtttctggtggtgcaatgcatgttacacaaagctctgctatgttgcttttgcatatgagctgcatgtgatttatgaacttcagctgctcgctgaggagacatgtttgctcgTAGCTTTTGCATATAAGCTACATGtgttttacgaacttcagctggtggctgaggtgaaatcgtggcttatcgctgtgtcatgtaagctgtatTCGCTTCAGAGCCGCGTTGAACCCTctatggtgacatgtttgcacgaaagcaatggtttgtttcaacactggacaatgtttgacgattagatgaaggctggactggtgttggtggcattagcacttgagaagACATTATAGGACATTCAGGAGATGTAAagctagtggtgaaggactatgcttcaatgttgatGGTCAATatacaccgccagctatgtatgtgtacatttatgAGGTGggatttattggagtctccacacaggtgtgcagcagtctgacaGCCAGGTACAAATTGggagactgagtactgctgtatccatagcaactgaggccgcagaggTTTGTGGGGGATTTAGTCTGCCTATAATTCCTCCTTCAGTGCAGGaagaggataaaggacctgtggtgacgtcactgtttatgatcagggggtggagctaaaagTTGGTAACTGACCTCACAGtgactgtcaggctctgcatgtatctctctctctcactcacacacacacacacacacacacacacacacacacacacacacacacacacacacactctctctgacggacaagtggtcgttagtagtttgatggtctagtgggtggtcctatcagtgattgacagctatttctgtatgTACAGATGGATGTCAATCACTAATAAGAACATCCACTGAACCAGAGattaaaataagtaaaatacaagttatactgaatgttCTGCCATAACACTGACAGTTTGCTCgtctcctcctgctttataacatcATGCTTACAGAGTGGACTGCATTTTCAAGCTAACACATTCCCGTTAAATAATTTATCTAGTAAAAACAGATGGTTTCTGTCTGTGcctttttgtaattattttttttaagacattttgATTACCACTTTCACTAGGTTTTCAAGTTTGTTGACCACTTTAAAAAATTTGTAATAGAATCTCTATCATGGTGGATGTATCATCAATTTGTAGGTATGTTTTGTCTATTAAACGTATCCTCTTCATGTTCCCCTTAAtgaattttgttttctttcattttctgTGAAATGCACCAAGAAGTCCGAAATCTTTGGTTTCTCTTCCGCCTACGCCTTTCAACAATATTCCTCAATTGAATACATACAGGTATGTAAAATTATACACtccattgtaaaaaaagaaaattgttgtTGCAAGAGAATAAAACTTTCTGTgtttgattgtaacgttgatataagtgactataatatcagagcaaaaggtaatttattgtggaaaactgaacacctgaagggaggctctagtatctgtttgtacctcctctagtttggatacaaggtatgatacaggcgggcatggaggcatacagttctgtatggtattctgcggcatatcgatccacatttgctgtaactgagcctctagatcgtacaCAACCGTACGCTGTTGAAGATGGCGTCCCGggtagtcccatacatgttctattggctaaATATCTGGCGACTgggcggccacagaagtgtgacaaagGTTGTGGAGACAttactgtgacccccttgtgtgtgcggccaagcattatcctgctggagaataccacttggaagccgccatgagaggaacacatgtggctgcaggatggccTCAACATATCACTGTGCAGTCATTgttcctcctaccactactaggggtgactgactgtcgtatacgacgtccccccagactatcacaccagcaggggggcagtttgccgatccacagcaaaggcaggattaaggtgctcacccctaggtctccagacatgaacacggccatcgtctgtgcccaaattaaacctgTCCTCATTAATGAAGACAACCTACTACCTCTCCATAGGATTCAAGTTTCGTTCACAATACCAttgcaaatggaggcaatggtTGGTGTCAAAGGCAGAACATGTAATGGGTAccgtgagactaaatgtccttcaaccaagtgcctggaaatggttcagacagacatgGGGCCTGTAGCAATGGTGCTTCCTCTCTATGAATGGCCGACAATGGAACAGTTGGAGGTGATTTTGCTGACAATCCTTttcactggtggtctgtcaagggtgttcTGTACCTGGTCGTCtagtgcatgccctcacacatccactggtcagaAAGGTCCAGGTGGCGGGAAATTTGtttatatgaccatccagcttctcacgttccaataatgcgcccctctcaaactggaCTTCCTAAAATAATATCTTGGGGATTTAGTTTTAGAAAGTCTAACAAGCAGCTTGGATCTACAGTTACATAAAAAGAAACTGGGAATGTTAAATCTCTCTCATGGGCGAAATctttgattgtgtcatagaggcgtctagtggtcaacaaggtcCACAACAGACAAGTAGGctctgagaacctttttataggccaaggacggaagcacttttagggcctcagatggtgagacccttcatctaatcacaccacaactctaatcatttgcacatctgtctgaggtgtaactgcatgccgagttttgaagcaaaacgacaactcatctaggtgtttatttttttataaagtgTACTATTTGCTTTATGCCTTTAAACGGGTTAACCAATATAGCCATTTATGTgggtgttttgttttatttttgcag
This region of Eleutherodactylus coqui strain aEleCoq1 chromosome 5, aEleCoq1.hap1, whole genome shotgun sequence genomic DNA includes:
- the PRR14L gene encoding protein PRR14L isoform X3 — encoded protein: MLEPGVVEHRPLNPLSVVRTVTHWWPELQVPFINELYIGPGPIPDPGDLDQVALQVNVPETRYALTEVTVNTKIIPELVSCPRKEDASKLFIVNSSVMLDAVEKVTTMEICHSAQNMMLQESVESSDLQISDDCLEITIARDLTNQLHMKDGHALSDPESKISDEAAGMEVMGTRAVLHSEHRERVGNLPNEPNRDESIGLERSDSVKVLTETGSLAAAKTRTSTDEFLEGFPRDECTLPMSMSHQCTVYNTKYEESVKCLEADHLPPLQCTSNQRTFDPADFPKVPTSLHATYICKEPGLSCINEVRSSTCLLEGMEPNTADINAPKENVPRGENLDRSVESIEQEMETTSSDDKHNNILVAYHSQTESAKTASIGLQDVQSDTSKVDLYVGTSPGNLEDDLSFKPNLPSCFENLTCAKAFDTEDCSSSSLSDRNTPLSDDTPDCHKNPCAIKVEDISDQSSHSVLCSAPNGEASYAISTSTSSLGDQSETSYMNFSPHTRASQLDGEGKGPLSMSVAPSNDLDRSVRNTEPNLSSDSLSRKAEENRRTVPQTIKLHPSEEMEKVVTQSEGFCNMVPAVINDPTTSLEIVEDSHRLLDAEDSSGSSDLNAVIHDVSNCEEATTSHMQSDLLSTIKETVLTSDYLKVPCRTVGYCISETPSYALVPYIDIWCSVSKPEGNSQLSLKEPKNVIRKEVESQELKKDEDEYKGSIKEGCLLQEPLESSLKDTTLKAFMNPQEIVDLSHCGGKCKDGSFIDSFRKKKTLLAQDVASNLSTECNSLKMPSNRISIVPSTVNQSEGVRHFNSSASRGSSVGLDAHKMFVLPQLVDVRRAGNRLNRRQSEQTNVCLLKEKCTPHLSLSNHHLGDGSALLFPSSLPGSPIAMTRSKNREKSHNNLLGSLQLHVTNLTDSPVQIERKSLSVKSDAELGPRHISTLEEPSKPPDSVQISSAEVNGPKQSVQPTILNNSSPLMLHMEKCSTHERMPSPVKAVVKTKATQVKSRRNVLNAEIKIHETSHKDCQLLKGRTRQSASCTAPYLHMTTGNRKTYNLRSAPQSLKCSILQEAKRPKIFNENICSATSGLLNCVNTFSQKSKSHNFSQAGLARNRKELPSAIQNPSCLSTDISAKRPLDRRCKNFSTQGTLLKKMETRACRSSPILKIHNSHGINVECKSSPSKHVDLNMTSKPHYSKMTRDPAGFPKLRRLQKCTQDQMLLTKLSAIANRLTAPSKSETFSSKLKVVPFNGVKFQAKKLLTLFSCVNRRMNSRPGQIWQENMCLTSSRNRLVSKSTSLYPTSFPKTGFSQGDNVCLNAFDNLTFPVSFHVNVDPSCLSDFLKLNPPDYILRSPQPTTHSPELSEWTLSLFLSSDVPADTNNVHPLTQWNPHFRSLESSSEASHTTKLVRKSGCSIFGLHTVLALSSPGCYRLWTRRNLGSRTSSVQRLSVMQFAHGLKGSAAQFLRPKDQFSSLAFSLGRILSTWSQHVSAFSSDCAITHPNCSVWLPSQSNSNIRSPKSLVSLPPTPFNNIPQLNTYSLPAKKCNLALKPRTCHMGLPFYLCTQQKDDPRPPCWLSTENKSNVEVSSCSIKQENGPKFSFVFSTLKEDNLNLLLDPLTQQKNHLERPLSLSSLKHDLKPELNISLQKDQKCTVDPQCDVSFQEDTAVDLPCPASPPKGHAYPFEHRENIIPCTQSQKEYQVNEKGLSEGKPQRVSQIRIRKTIPKPDPNLTPMGLPKPKRENKKEFSLEDIYTNKNYKSPPPARLETIFEEPKEKNGVLISVSQQKRKRILEFRDCTVPRLKRPKGKVKVMTSCKRGRKAAMEGVQLDALLIQKLMDLENCLLEEEAMERGSAASDMAS
- the PRR14L gene encoding protein PRR14L isoform X1, with product MLEPGVVEHRPLNPLSVVRTVTHWWPELQVPFINELYIGPGPIPDPGDLDQVALQVNVPETRYALTEVTVNTKIIPELVSCPRKEDASKLFIVNSSVMLDAVEKVTTMEICHSAQNMMLQESVESSDLQISDDCLEITIARDLTNQLHMKDGHALSDPESKISDEAAGMEVMGTRAVLHSEHRERVGNLPNEPNRDESIGLERSDSVKVLTETGSLAAAKTRTSTDEFLEGFPRDECTLPMSMSHQCTVYNTKYEESVKCLEADHLPPLQCTSNQRTFDPADFPKVPTSLHATYICKEPGLSCINEVRSSTCLLEGMEPNTADINAPKENVPRGENLDRSVESIEQEMETTSSDDKHNNILVAYHSQTESAKTASIGLQDVQSDTSKVDLYVGTSPGNLEDDLSFKPNLPSCFENLTCAKAFDTEDCSSSSLSDRNTPLSDDTPDCHKNPCAIKVEDISDQSSHSVLCSAPNGEASYAISTSTSSLGDQSETSYMNFSPHTRASQLDGEGKGPLSMSVAPSNDLDRSVRNTEPNLSSDSLSRKAEENRRTVPQTIKLHPSEEMEKVVTQSEGFCNMVPAVINDPTTSLEIVEDSHRLLDAEDSSGSSDLNAVIHDVSNCEEATTSHMQSDLLSTIKETVLTSDYLKVPCRTVGYCISETPSYALVPYIDIWCSVSKPEGNSQLSLKEPKNVIRKEVESQELKKDEDEYKGSIKEGCLLQEPLESSLKDTTLKAFMNPQEIVDLSHCGGKCKDGSFIDSFRKKKTLLAQDVASNLSTECNSLKMPSNRISIVPSTVNQSEGVRHFNSSASRGSSVGLDAHKMFVLPQLVDVRRAGNRLNRRQSEQTNVCLLKEKCTPHLSLSNHHLGDGSALLFPSSLPGSPIAMTRSKNREKSHNNLLGSLQLHVTNLTDSPVQIERKSLSVKSDAELGPRHISTLEEPSKPPDSVQISSAEVNGPKQSVQPTILNNSSPLMLHMEKCSTHERMPSPVKAVVKTKATQVKSRRNVLNAEIKIHETSHKDCQLLKGRTRQSASCTAPYLHMTTGNRKTYNLRSAPQSLKCSILQEAKRPKIFNENICSATSGLLNCVNTFSQKSKSHNFSQAGLARNRKELPSAIQNPSCLSTDISAKRPLDRRCKNFSTQGTLLKKMETRACRSSPILKIHNSHGINVECKSSPSKHVDLNMTSKPHYSKMTRDPAGFPKLRRLQKCTQDQMLLTKLSAIANRLTAPSKSETFSSKLKVVPFNGVKFQAKKLLTLFSCVNRRMNSRPGQIWQENMCLTSSRNRLVSKSTSLYPTSFPKTGFSQGDNVCLNAFDNLTFPVSFHVNVDPSCLSDFLKLNPPDYILRSPQPTTHSPELSEWTLSLFLSSDVPADTNNVHPLTQWNPHFRSLESSSEASHTTKLVRKSGCSIFGLHTVLALSSPGCYRLWTRRNLGSRTSSVQRLSVMQFAHGLKGSAAQFLRPKDQFSSLAFSLGRILSTWSQHVSAFSSDCAITHPNCSVWLPSQSNSNIRSPKSLVSLPPTPFNNIPQLNTYSLPAKKCNLALKPRTCHMGLPFYLCTQQKDDPRPPCWLSTENKSNVEVSSCSIKQENGPKFSFVFSTLKEDNLNLLLDPLTQQKNHLERPLSLSSLKHDLKPELNISLQKDQKCTVDPQCDVSFQEDTAVDLPCPASPPKGHAYPFEHRENIIPCTQSQKEYQVNEKGLSEGKPQRVSQIRIRKTIPKPDPNLTPMGLPKPKRENKKEFSLEDIYTNKNYKSPPPARSLETIFEEPKEKNGVLISVSQQKRKRILEFRDCTVPRLKRPKGKVKVMTSCKRGRKAAMEGVQLDALLIQKLMDLENCLLEEEAMERGSAASDMAS